A window of the Azospirillum brasilense genome harbors these coding sequences:
- a CDS encoding energy transducer TonB family protein — MRAIRLHERPQPARRPLGALALSGTLHAGVLAVLLSAAGAAPGTVTEETGAVSLNEAITPVIEVMLVASEADSGPPPAAAAEPESEPQQDPVPEPDTEPEPEVAPEPVPPVVEPIPEPTPEPPPPPPPKPLPKPASKPPVKAAPKPQAAPTAPPSPSPIAGTGTGRDAAAAVEAVSASRGAMVDYGARVWAWIGRHKPEKVVGGGQATVKLTLGTAGEVLDASILTSSGDEALDRAALAAVRKASPFPLPPPGLAAEDRVFSVPFLFRPR, encoded by the coding sequence TGCATGAACGCCCCCAGCCGGCCCGCCGGCCGCTGGGGGCGCTCGCCCTGTCCGGGACACTGCACGCCGGCGTCCTGGCCGTCCTCCTGTCCGCCGCCGGAGCGGCCCCCGGCACGGTCACGGAAGAGACCGGCGCCGTCAGCCTGAACGAAGCCATCACCCCAGTGATCGAGGTGATGCTGGTGGCCTCCGAGGCGGACAGCGGCCCGCCGCCGGCAGCGGCCGCCGAACCCGAAAGCGAACCGCAGCAGGACCCCGTGCCGGAACCGGACACGGAACCCGAACCGGAGGTGGCGCCGGAACCGGTGCCCCCGGTGGTGGAGCCGATCCCCGAACCCACACCGGAACCGCCCCCTCCCCCGCCACCCAAGCCGCTGCCGAAGCCGGCATCGAAGCCGCCCGTCAAGGCGGCGCCGAAACCGCAGGCGGCCCCAACCGCGCCGCCCTCCCCGTCTCCGATCGCCGGAACCGGTACGGGGCGCGACGCGGCGGCGGCGGTCGAGGCGGTCTCGGCGAGCCGGGGCGCAATGGTGGATTACGGGGCGCGGGTCTGGGCCTGGATCGGACGGCACAAGCCGGAAAAGGTGGTCGGCGGCGGGCAGGCCACCGTCAAGCTGACCCTCGGCACGGCGGGCGAGGTGCTCGACGCCTCCATCCTGACGTCGAGCGGCGACGAGGCGTTGGACCGGGCAGCCCTGGCCGCGGTGCGCAAGGCGTCCCCCTTCCCCCTCCCGCCGCCCGGCCTGGCGGCGGAAGACCGCGTCTTCTCCGTGCCCTTCCTGTTCCGCCCGCGGTGA
- the ychF gene encoding redox-regulated ATPase YchF: MGFNCGIVGLPNVGKSTLFNALTATQAAEAANFPFCTKEPNVGRVGVPDPRLDKLAAIAKSQKIIPTQLEFVDIAGLIRGASKGEGLGNQFLANIREVDAIVHVLRCFEDDDVTHVEGNVDPLRDAEVVETELMLADMESLERQLTSLQKKAKGGDKDSKIKADLMERALKVLQDGKPARVVEVSEEEKPVFKQFMLLTAKPVLYVCNVEEASAATGNSLTAKVAEKAKAENAGMVVISAAIEAEVAQLSDAAEKQEFLESLGLEETGLNKLIRAGFQLLDLITFFTVGPKEARAWTVRRGAKAPEAAGVIHTDFERGFIRAETIDFDSYVTLGGEQGAKDNGKMRQEGKEYVVNDGDIFHFRFNV, from the coding sequence ATGGGCTTCAATTGCGGCATCGTCGGCCTGCCGAACGTCGGCAAGTCGACCCTGTTCAACGCGCTGACCGCCACCCAGGCGGCCGAGGCGGCGAACTTCCCCTTCTGCACCAAGGAGCCGAACGTCGGCCGCGTCGGCGTGCCCGACCCGCGGCTGGACAAGCTGGCGGCCATCGCCAAGTCGCAGAAGATCATCCCAACCCAGCTCGAATTCGTCGACATCGCCGGCCTGATCCGCGGCGCCTCGAAGGGTGAAGGGCTGGGCAACCAGTTCCTCGCCAACATCCGCGAGGTGGACGCCATCGTCCACGTCCTGCGCTGCTTCGAAGACGACGACGTCACCCATGTGGAAGGCAACGTCGATCCCCTGCGCGACGCCGAGGTGGTCGAGACGGAGCTGATGCTCGCCGACATGGAGAGCCTGGAGCGCCAGCTCACCAGCCTCCAGAAGAAGGCCAAGGGCGGCGACAAGGACTCCAAGATCAAGGCCGATCTGATGGAGCGCGCGCTGAAGGTCCTCCAGGACGGCAAGCCGGCCCGCGTCGTCGAGGTCAGCGAGGAGGAGAAGCCGGTCTTCAAGCAGTTCATGCTGCTGACCGCCAAGCCCGTCCTCTACGTCTGCAACGTCGAGGAGGCCTCAGCGGCCACCGGCAACAGCCTGACCGCCAAGGTCGCCGAGAAGGCCAAGGCCGAGAACGCCGGCATGGTCGTCATCTCCGCCGCCATCGAGGCGGAGGTCGCCCAGCTCTCCGACGCCGCGGAGAAGCAGGAGTTCCTGGAATCCCTCGGCCTTGAGGAAACCGGCCTCAACAAGCTGATCCGCGCCGGCTTCCAGCTTCTCGACCTCATCACCTTCTTCACCGTCGGCCCGAAGGAAGCCCGCGCCTGGACCGTGCGCCGCGGCGCCAAGGCCCCGGAAGCGGCGGGCGTCATCCACACCGATTTCGAGCGCGGCTTCATCCGGGCCGAGACGATCGACTTCGACAGCTACGTCACGCTGGGCGGCGAGCAGGGCGCCAAGGACAACGGCAAGATGCGCCAGGAAGGCAAGGAGTACGTCGTCAACGACGGCGATATCTTCCATTTCCGCTTCAACGTTTGA
- a CDS encoding putative bifunctional diguanylate cyclase/phosphodiesterase gives MAVNQNATIAPGAGTFSDRVRDAIRHGELRLAFQPQADAQSGRLTGFEALSRWRLDDGTVIPPDVFIPMAETSDAIHILGEWTVRRACETAAGWMQDGIADVPVAVNLSARQLQDPGFARTVLGILAETGLPAANLKLELTETALFEHSESSREVLTQLRGAGVRLVLDDFGTGYSSLSLLRRVPVEALKIDKHFTQAMVQDRDAAAIVRAIIDLAHALGMQAIAEGVETKDELLYLRAYRCDRIQGYLLAKPLDTEQVPDFIRRLAATPTGG, from the coding sequence ATGGCGGTGAACCAGAACGCGACCATCGCGCCAGGCGCCGGCACCTTCTCCGACCGCGTGCGCGACGCCATCCGGCACGGCGAACTGCGCCTCGCCTTCCAGCCGCAGGCCGACGCCCAGAGCGGGCGGCTGACCGGGTTCGAGGCGCTGTCGCGCTGGCGCCTCGACGACGGCACGGTAATCCCGCCCGACGTCTTCATCCCAATGGCGGAGACCAGCGACGCCATCCACATCCTCGGCGAATGGACGGTGCGCCGCGCCTGCGAGACCGCCGCGGGCTGGATGCAGGACGGCATCGCCGACGTGCCGGTGGCGGTGAACCTGTCGGCGCGGCAGTTGCAGGACCCCGGCTTCGCCCGCACCGTTCTGGGCATCCTCGCCGAAACCGGCCTGCCCGCCGCCAATCTGAAACTGGAGCTGACCGAAACCGCCCTGTTCGAGCACAGCGAGTCCTCGCGCGAGGTGCTGACCCAGCTGCGCGGCGCCGGGGTACGGCTGGTGCTGGACGATTTCGGGACGGGCTATTCCTCGTTGTCCCTGCTGCGCCGCGTGCCGGTCGAGGCGCTGAAGATCGACAAGCACTTCACCCAGGCGATGGTGCAGGACCGCGACGCCGCCGCCATCGTGCGCGCCATCATCGACCTCGCCCACGCTCTGGGGATGCAGGCGATCGCCGAGGGGGTGGAGACCAAGGACGAGCTTCTGTACCTGCGCGCCTACCGCTGCGACCGCATCCAGGGCTATCTGCTGGCCAAGCCCCTGGACACGGAGCAGGTTCCGGACTTCATCCGACGGCTCGCCGCGACGCCGACAGGCGGATGA
- a CDS encoding NUDIX hydrolase, translated as MSASPESTTPPADRSGREYPDRPWVGVGAVVWRGDRVLLIRRGRPPRMGQWSLPGGAQSVGETVFETAVREVLEETGLHVVPTEVVTVVDAMTLDDAGAVQYHYTIVEVAAESPEGEAVCADDALEARWATVDEAAELTEWDETERVIRLSASRRAVG; from the coding sequence ATGTCCGCCTCGCCCGAGTCCACCACGCCCCCCGCCGACCGTTCCGGCCGTGAATACCCCGACCGTCCCTGGGTGGGGGTGGGCGCCGTGGTGTGGCGCGGCGACCGGGTCCTGCTGATCCGCCGGGGCCGCCCGCCGCGGATGGGGCAGTGGAGCCTGCCCGGCGGCGCCCAGTCGGTGGGCGAGACGGTGTTCGAGACGGCGGTCCGCGAGGTGTTGGAGGAAACCGGTCTGCACGTCGTGCCGACGGAGGTGGTCACGGTGGTGGACGCCATGACGCTCGACGACGCTGGGGCCGTCCAGTACCACTACACCATCGTCGAGGTGGCGGCGGAGAGCCCGGAGGGCGAGGCGGTCTGCGCCGACGACGCGCTGGAAGCGCGCTGGGCCACCGTCGACGAGGCCGCGGAACTGACCGAATGGGACGAGACGGAGCGGGTCATCCGCCTGTCGGCGTCGCGGCGAGCCGTCGGATGA
- a CDS encoding LysR family transcriptional regulator: MKLNEIRTFVAVAEAQSVQEAAHRLGLTQSAVSRLIQRLEAELGVSLFDRQTKPLALTRDGEMALAHAHRVLTATDELSDAFAGAAQPQGLLRLGVAHVLTAIAAHHPLDRLRAAFPGLTVRLHSDWSTPLVEQVRNGTLDGALVLTHDAQTPPDDLDAVCISREPVRVVASAELAGQRDWTLPAMNAVGWVLQPDGCQYRTAMGRAMAQHGPALNVTVEGFDQSLLLSLVARGVGFGLAPLRLIAPTLHAAQVRPLETPDFALTVAVWLLRGRFTGRIGPVFDVLEDSLLDLLPPAAESPLSLPCHSAAE, translated from the coding sequence ATGAAGCTCAACGAGATCCGTACCTTCGTCGCCGTGGCCGAAGCCCAGTCCGTGCAGGAGGCCGCGCACCGTCTGGGGCTGACCCAGTCCGCCGTCTCGCGCCTGATCCAGCGGCTGGAGGCGGAGCTTGGCGTGTCCCTGTTCGACCGTCAGACCAAGCCGCTGGCCCTGACCCGCGACGGCGAGATGGCGCTGGCCCACGCGCACCGGGTGCTGACGGCGACGGACGAGCTGTCGGACGCCTTCGCCGGGGCCGCCCAGCCCCAGGGGTTGCTGCGGCTGGGGGTGGCCCATGTGCTGACCGCCATCGCCGCGCACCATCCGCTGGACCGGCTGCGCGCCGCCTTCCCCGGCCTGACCGTCCGCCTGCATTCGGACTGGAGCACGCCGCTGGTCGAGCAGGTCCGCAACGGCACTCTGGACGGCGCGCTGGTGCTGACCCACGACGCCCAGACGCCACCGGACGACCTGGACGCCGTCTGCATCTCGCGCGAGCCCGTGCGGGTCGTCGCGTCGGCCGAGCTGGCCGGGCAGCGGGACTGGACGCTGCCGGCGATGAACGCCGTGGGCTGGGTGCTTCAGCCCGACGGCTGCCAGTACCGGACCGCCATGGGCCGGGCGATGGCGCAGCACGGCCCGGCGCTGAACGTCACGGTGGAGGGATTCGACCAGTCGCTTCTGCTGTCGCTGGTCGCCCGCGGCGTCGGATTCGGGTTGGCCCCGCTGCGGCTGATCGCCCCGACCCTGCACGCCGCCCAGGTGCGGCCGCTGGAGACCCCCGACTTCGCGCTGACCGTCGCGGTGTGGCTGCTGCGCGGCCGCTTCACCGGGCGCATCGGCCCCGTCTTCGACGTGCTGGAGGACAGCCTGCTGGACCTGCTGCCCCCGGCGGCAGAGTCGCCCCTGTCCCTGCCCTGCCATTCCGCAGCCGAATAA
- a CDS encoding MFS transporter, translating to MDTSNRAGGAPSPRSWRTPGFVIACGCLIAMLAFGPRSSMGLFTAPLSEAHGWGRDVFALSIAIQNLVWGIGTPFAGALCDRYGPALVLGISGVLYALGLALMPYADTPLMLHLSSGLLIGLGLAGASFGIVIAGFSRIVPPEKRSWSMGVATAAGSMGQFLFAPTGQAFIAAYGWQTALILFGASMLMIPVLASSFAGAGGSKSAQAVTGADIGFAATIRQAFKHRSYVLLVTGFFVCGFQLAFITTHLPPYLTAAGISPGLASWAMALIGLFNVVGSYMSGVLGGKMSKRLLLCANYTLRGLCTAIFILLPVTPVSVILYAAAMGLLWLSTVPPTSGLVVLMFGTRYLGMLYGFAFLSHQVGGFLGVWLGGVLYERVGSYDVVWWASVALALAAAVVNWPIAEKPAPALAAEAKA from the coding sequence TTGGACACCAGCAACCGGGCGGGCGGGGCGCCTTCGCCCCGCTCCTGGCGGACGCCGGGATTCGTCATCGCCTGCGGCTGCCTGATCGCCATGCTGGCGTTCGGCCCGCGGTCCAGCATGGGCCTGTTCACCGCACCCCTATCGGAGGCGCACGGCTGGGGCCGCGACGTCTTCGCCCTGTCGATCGCCATCCAGAATCTGGTCTGGGGCATCGGCACCCCCTTCGCCGGGGCGCTGTGCGACCGCTACGGCCCGGCGCTGGTGCTGGGGATCAGTGGCGTTCTCTACGCGCTGGGGCTGGCGCTGATGCCCTACGCCGACACGCCGCTGATGCTGCATCTCAGCTCCGGCCTGCTGATCGGGCTGGGTCTGGCCGGGGCGTCCTTCGGCATCGTCATCGCCGGCTTCAGCCGCATCGTCCCGCCGGAGAAGCGGAGCTGGTCGATGGGCGTGGCCACCGCCGCCGGTTCGATGGGCCAGTTCCTGTTCGCCCCCACCGGCCAGGCCTTCATCGCCGCCTATGGCTGGCAGACGGCGCTGATCCTGTTCGGCGCGTCGATGCTGATGATCCCGGTGCTCGCCTCCTCCTTCGCCGGGGCGGGCGGGTCGAAGAGCGCGCAGGCCGTCACCGGGGCCGACATCGGCTTCGCCGCGACGATCCGGCAGGCCTTCAAGCACCGCAGCTACGTGCTGCTGGTCACCGGCTTCTTCGTCTGCGGCTTCCAGCTCGCCTTCATAACCACGCACCTGCCGCCCTATCTGACCGCCGCCGGGATCAGCCCCGGCCTCGCCTCCTGGGCGATGGCGCTGATCGGGCTGTTCAACGTGGTCGGCTCCTACATGTCGGGCGTGCTGGGCGGCAAGATGAGCAAGCGCCTGCTGCTCTGCGCCAACTACACGCTGCGCGGCCTGTGCACGGCAATCTTCATCCTGCTGCCGGTCACCCCGGTTTCGGTGATCCTCTACGCCGCGGCGATGGGCCTGCTCTGGCTGTCCACAGTGCCGCCGACCTCCGGCCTCGTCGTTCTGATGTTCGGCACGCGCTATCTCGGCATGCTCTACGGCTTCGCCTTCCTCAGCCATCAGGTGGGCGGCTTCCTCGGCGTGTGGCTGGGCGGCGTGCTGTATGAGCGCGTCGGCTCCTACGACGTGGTGTGGTGGGCCAGCGTGGCCCTGGCGCTGGCCGCTGCGGTGGTCAACTGGCCGATCGCCGAGAAGCCCGCCCCTGCCCTGGCCGCGGAAGCGAAGGCCTGA